A stretch of Podospora bellae-mahoneyi strain CBS 112042 chromosome 5, whole genome shotgun sequence DNA encodes these proteins:
- the OXR1 gene encoding oxidation resistance protein 1 (BUSCO:EOG092629U5; COG:L; EggNog:ENOG503NZIW): MSFYTSSSSQKTHNLNTRQSPDPDSSPASSPGAITPTTSHTETAGSSYFSNLLWGGLFRRFTSEPSPSLSTENSLPTLRHAHTYQPDGEDDGMNLGKSMDGIYTPPHFHHRVPSPMGLPQLEPLQLLGFSARTRTESRLLTPAIAEEVRNLVPTRLSIVDEWNLVYSLDQDGASLATLYDKCDRYRGKRVGFVLAVRDTEGGIFGAYLSDVPHITPNYFGTGECFLWRASVQAPLPPPPSLIDSEDTPDVGRSTTIRAEQNVASGQVNAHSIRFKAFPYSGVNEYYMLCGQQYLSVGAGDGRFGLWLDSGLEKGVSSTCQTFGNEPLSDEGEKFGVLGVELWVIGA, encoded by the exons ATGAGCTTCtacacttcctcctcctcccagaaaacccacaacctcaacacccgCCAGTCTCCTGACCCGGACTCCTCTCCGGCCTCTTCACCCGGCgccatcacccccaccacTTCTCACACCGAAACCGCCGGCTCATCGTATTTCTCCAACTTGCTCTGGGGCGGTCTCTTCCGGCGATTCACTTCCgaaccctctccttccctgTCGACGGAAAACAGTCTCCCAACTCTCCGACACGCGCACACTTACCAGCCAGACGGCGAGGACGACGGTATGAATCTGGGCAAGAGTATGGACGGGATATACACCCCTCCGCATTTCCACCACAGGGTGCCGTCGCCCATGGGCCTGCCGCAATTGGAACCTCTGCAGCTTCTCGGCTTTAGCGCTCGCACGAGGACAGAATCGAGGTTGCTCACCCCCGCgattgcggaggaggtgcgGAATCTGGTGCCTACCCGCTTGTCGATTGTGGACGAGTGGAATCTGGTGTACAGTCTTGATCAAGACGGGGCGAGTCTGGCGACATTGTACGACAAATGTGACAGGTACcgggggaagagggttgggtttgttttggCTGTGAGGGATACTGAGGGCGGT ATCTTTGGAGCCTACCTCTCTGACGTCCCCCACATCACACCCAATTACTTTGGCACAGGCGAGTGCTTCCTCTGGAGGGCCTCGGTTCAGGCACCCCtgcccccaccaccgtcactCATCGACAGCGAAGACACCCCCGACGTGGGCAggagcaccaccatcagggCCGAGCAAAACGTCGCGTCTGGCCAGGTGAACGCGCACTCCATCCGGTTCAAGGCGTTCCCTTACAGCGGCGTGAACGAGTACTACATGCTCTGCGGGCAGCAGTACCTCTCGGTGGGCGCCGGCGACGGGAGGTTTGGTCTCTGGCTGGACAGTGgactggaaaagggggtgagcTCGACGTGCCAGACTTTTGGCAACGAGCCGCTGAGTGATGAAGGGGAGAagtttggggttttgggggtggagcTGTGGGTGATTGGGGCTTAG
- the HEM4 gene encoding uroporphyrinogen-III synthase (COG:H; EggNog:ENOG503P1VK; BUSCO:EOG092634MM), translated as MSPKIPVYLLKTKSSAGDHYEEKFSTPDGNGSEYDPEFVPVLEHQFDDQGMAKVRGILKNKQIGRTEGKQYGGMIFTSQRAVEAFTKLVEEGRGEDNWPFLQDIPVYSVGPATTRALKAVPQVPALQVFGEHTGNGETLAPYILDHYRAWYKDQESVPALLFLVGDKRRDTIPKVLTGAGWQLDEVVIYGTGEMKSFRDDFSQRLQTTADRPRRWVVVFSPSGCDSMLSALDLLDESSGKAKPKEPNRSTYIATIGPTTRDHLIHSFGYEPEVSAEQPSPEGVWNAITGYRTLE; from the exons ATGTCACCAAAAATACCCGTCTACCTGCTCAAGACAAAGTCTTCTGCTGGCGACCATTACGAGGAAAAGTTCTCGACCCCTGACGGCAATGGCTCCGAATATGATCCCGAGTTCGTCCCTGTGCTTGAGCACCAATTCGACGACCAGGGCATGGCCAAAGTGCGCGGAATCCTCAAGAACAAGCAAATAGGAAGGACTGAGGGCAAACAATACGGTGGCATGATTTTCACTTCCCAGCGGGCTGTCGAGGCTTTCACTaagcttgtcgaggaaggGAGAG GTGAAGATAACTGGCCGTTTCTCCAGGACATTCCCGTCTACAGTGTCGGCCCAGCCACAACCCGAGCTCTGAAGGCTGTTCCTCAGGTTCCAGCTTTGCAGGTTTTCGGAGAGCATACGGGCAATGGCGAGACTTTAGCGCCATATATTCTTGACCACTACCGGGCGTGGTATAAGGATCAGGAGTCCGTGCCTGCTTTGCTGTTTCTTGTCGGGGACAAAAGGCGGGATACTATCCCCAAGGTTTTGACTGGGGCCGGGTGGCAATtggacgaggtggtgatCTATGGCACGGGAGAGATGAAGTCGTTCAGGGACGACTTCTCACAGCGTCTCCAGACTACGGCTGACCGGCCACGGAGATGGGTTGTTGTCTTCTCCCCTAGTGGGTGTGACAGCATGCTCAGCGCATTGGACCTCTTGGACGAGAGCAGTGGCAAGGCGAAACCGAAGGAGCCAAACCGAAGCACGTATATTGCTACCATTGGACCGACCACCCGGGATCATCTGATTCACAGCTTTGGGTACGAACCAGAAGTGTCGGCGGAACAGCCCAGTCCTGAAGGAGTATGGAATGCCATCACTGGCTATAGGACTTTAGAGTAG
- the tmk1 gene encoding mitogen activated protein kinase (COG:T; EggNog:ENOG503NUS8), whose protein sequence is MSNAQARGGARKISFNVSEQYDIQDVVGEGAYGVVCSAIHKPSGQKVAIKKITPFDHSMFCLRTLREMKLLRYFNHENIISILDIQKPRSYESFNEVYLIQELMETDMHRVIRTQELSDDHCQYFIYQTLRALKAMHSANVLHRDLKPSNLLLNANCDLKVCDFGLARSAASQEDNSGFMTEYVATRWYRAPEIMLTFKEYTKAIDVWSVGCILAEMLSGKPLFPGKDYHHQLTLILDVLGTPTMEDYYGIKSRRAREYIRSLPFKKKVPFRTLFPNTSDMALDLLEKLLAFNPVKRITVEEALKHPYLEPYHDPEDEPTAPPIPEEFFDFDKHKDNLSKEQLKQLIYQEIMR, encoded by the exons ATGAGTAACGCACAAGCTCGGGGCGGTGCCCGGAAGATTTCCTTCAATGTCAGCGAGCAGTACGACATCCaggatgttgttggcgaAGGTGCCTATGGTGTGGTTTG CTCTGCCATCCACAAGCCCTCAGGCCAAAAGgttgccatcaagaagatcacGCCCTTTGATCACTCCATGTTCTGCCTGCGGACGTTGCGTGAAATGAAGCTCCTCCGGTACTTCAATCATGAGAACATCATCTCCATTCTCGATATTCAGAAGCCTAGAAGCTACGAATCATTTAATGAGGTCTACCTCATCCAG GAGTTGATGGAGACCGATATGCACCGCGTCATCCGCACACAGGAGCTCTCGGACGATCATTGCCAGTATTTCATCTACCAGACGCTGCGTGCCCTCAAGGCCATGCACTCTGCCAACGTTCTCCACCGCGATTTGAAGCCTTCCAACTTGCTTCTCAATGCCAACTGCGATCTCAAAGTGTGCGATTTCGGTCTGGCTCGTTCGGCGGCGTCACAGGAGGACAACTCGGGTTTCATGACAGAATATGTTGCCACCCGTTGGTATCGTGCGCCCGAGATCATGTTGACCTTCAAAGAGTACACCAAGGCTATTGACGTCTGGTCGGTGGGCTGCATTCTCGCCGAGATGCTCAGCGGCAAGCCTCTGTTCCCAGGCAAGGACT accaccaccagcttaccctcatcctcgacgtCCTCGGCACGCCAACAATGGAGGATTATTATGGCATCAAGTCCAGACGCGCGCGCGAGTACATCCGGTCGCTTCccttcaagaagaaggtgccCTTCCGCACGCTCTTCCCCAACACGTCCGACATGGctctcgacctcctcgagaAGCTGTTGGCCTTCAACCCCGTCAAGCGCATCACCGTCGAGGAGGCGCTCAAGCACCCATACCTCGAGCCGTACCACGACCCCGAGGACGAGCCGACCGCGCCGCCAATCCCCGAGGAGttctttgactttgacaagCACAAGGACAACCTGAGCAAGGAGCAGTTGAAGCAGCTGATTTACCAGGAGATTATGAGGTAA
- a CDS encoding hypothetical protein (EggNog:ENOG503P3Z8; BUSCO:EOG09264829; COG:S), giving the protein MTGSGKRKDAPIGGGGAQQAKKKKAGGNAGKWKTPHHMAKAANNQESSLQAGESGIWVTCARHQESKAAREIGVLFAEYADKMYGIKGVHDAEKKEGEEDEDEDDIEAAIKKEVEALNANRKGTDGGHNMTPLKMNVDCLMFVKTKPPIDPVAFVRRIVEDAKSAKETGQMKCRYVNRLTPVSVTGKATEQGLEGVAREALAPFFDLTGKKTDVDQSTEAAAKPAAETEAGSEKASNENAQPAEKGFTFAIRPSVRNNSSLKRDIVINTIAGLINNKRHKVNLTSPDKVILVDVYQKVCGVSVVDGDWEEFKRYNLTELYGQGQGSKEKKEKE; this is encoded by the exons ATGACGGGAAGCGGCAAGAGAAAAGACGCGCCAattggcggtggcggggcGCAGCAAGCtaagaagaaaaag GCGGGAGGCAATGCAGGAAAGTGGAAGACGCCGCATCATATGGCCAAGGCGGCCAATAATCAAGAATCGAGCCTTCAGGCAGGAGAATCAGGCATTTGGGTGACATGTGCCCGGCACCAGGAATccaaggcggcgagggagatcGGGGTGTTGTTTGCCGAG TATGCAGACAAGATGTATGGCATCAAGGGGGTCCATgacgccgagaagaaggaaggcgaggaggacgaggatgaagacgacATTGAagccgccatcaagaaggaaGTGGAAGCGTTGAATGCCAACAGAAAAGGCACCGATGGTGGACACAACATGACACCCCTCAAGATGAACGTTGACTGCTTGATGTTTGTCAAGACGAAGCCACCGATCGACCCGGTGGCATTTGTGAGACGCATCGTGGAGGATGCAAAGTCTGCTAAGGAGACCGGCCAGATGAAGTGTCGCTATGTGAACCGGCTGACCCCGGTAAGCGTCACGGGGAAGGCCACGGAACAGGGCCTGGAAGGGGTGGCCAGGGAGGCACTCGCTCCTTTCTTCGACCTGACTGGAAAGAAGACAGATGTTGACCAATCCACGGAGGCCGCGGCGAAGCCAGCAGCGGAAACCGAGGCTGGAAGCGAGAAGGCGTCAAATGAGAATGCCCAACCAGCCGAGAAGGGATTCACT TTCGCCATCAGACCCAGCGTGCGGAACAATAGCTCGCTAAAGAGAGATATTGTGATCAATACGATTGCTGGGCTTATCAATAACAAGCGCCACAAAGTGAACCTGACGTCTCCGGACAAGGTTATCTTGGTGGACGTGTACCAGAAAGTATGCGGCGTCAGCGTCGTTGATGGCGACTGGGAAGAGTTCAAGCGGTACAACTTGACAGAGCTGTATGGGCAGGGCCAGGGAagcaaggaaaagaaggagaaagagtAG
- the ERV1 gene encoding Flavin-linked sulfhydryl oxidase of the mitochondrial IMS (COG:E; EggNog:ENOG503P2I1), which produces MANDIQDRDEQATTAAAANTSQPLPKGVVLGKDGKPCRSCTAGADFAAWTSQAKTMTALSTGKPVPAVKKRRDCPPDVVALGRSSWTLLHSIAATYPEKPTPSEQSDVISFMKLFSKLYPCWVCAEDFQEYIERKQIKAGSRDEFGNWLCEAHNGVNKKLGKKTFDCSRWLERWRDGWKDGSCD; this is translated from the exons ATGGCAAACGATATCCAAGACCGAGACGAGCAGGCCACTACAGCCGCGGCCGCTAACACAAGCCAGCCTCTCCCCAAGGGTGTAGTCTTGGGCAAGGATGGCAAACC TTGCCGTTCTTGCACTGCCGGTGCCGACTTCGCAGCTTGGACTAGCCAGGCCAAAACAATGACGGCCCTCTCCACTGGCAAACCTGTTCCCGCTGTCAAGAAACGGAGAGACTGCCCTCCAGACGTTGTAGCTCTCGGCCGGTCATCATGgaccctcctccactccaTCGCGGCCACCTACCCCGAGAAGCCAACCCCTTCCGAGCAGTCCGATGTCATCTCTTTTATGAAGTTGTTCTCAAAGCTGTACCCTTGCTGGGTGTGCGCCGAAGATTTCCAAGAGTACATCGAGCGGAAGCAAATCAAAGCTGGAAGCAGGGATGAGTTTGGAAACTGGCTGTGTGAGGCACATAACGGTGTGAacaagaagctggggaagaagacCTTTGACTGCAGTAggtggttggagaggtggagAGATGGGTGGAAGGACGGGAGTTGTGAttga
- a CDS encoding hypothetical protein (EggNog:ENOG503P7NY), producing MAWGKKKAPPPPPPSAARQLIPLFIVLAVLGVMAWVGYQIYVSVMKIKDQAEKQMGDKNMVFTKDGLRVSVKNVKDESYLDATQSWFVKAWDLSGNAVDTSKRKRNFLTKQKSPKIGSD from the exons atggcttggggaaagaaaaaggcgcctcctccgccgccaccatcaGCAGCTAG GCAACTCATCCCGTTGTTTATCGTCCTGGCAGTACTGGGCGTAATGGCCTGGGTTGGCTATCAGATTTACGTTTCTGTCATGAAGATCAAGGACCAGGCCGAAAAGCAGATGGGCGACAAAAACATGGTCTTCACCAAAGACGGTCTTCGCGTCAGTGTCAAAAATGTCAAGGACGAGTCGTACCTGGATGCGACACAGAGCTGGTTTGTCAAGGCATGGGATCTGAGCGGGAATGCAGTTGATACCTCGAAGCGCAAGAG AAACTTCctcacaaaacaaaagagtCCCAAGATCGGCAGTGACTAA
- the SEC24 gene encoding COPII subunit (COG:U; EggNog:ENOG503NVER) → MSGASNDGYGQCPPQQPGDHQQQPPYPDQAYDNAVPVAPGHAADHGRKKKRQYAASAFDVGVGGNVVAAGQPVPGAAPYGAPAAVPAYGGYPAQPEVQPAAYGAQPAQPYGQPAAVGGYQAPDPYYPSAGAVPAPGGVAGLTAGFQGMNLGAGAPGGIPQQQPQQLPPQARAGPLNQLYPTDLLNQPFNVSELDLPPPPIILPPNASVTPSPDANCFPKYVRSTLNAVPTTHSLLKKSKLPFSLVIQPYAALHDLDDPVPVVQDQVISRCRRCRSYINPFVTFLDHGHRWRCNMCNLTNDVPQAFDWDAAAQKSVDRWQRHELNHAVVEFVAPQEYMVRPPQPLVYLFLFDVSYASVSSGLLATAARTIEASLDRIPNADRRTRLGFMAVDSSLHYFSVPKDTDENGETSMLVVSDLDEPFLPVPGELLVPLTESRRSIENFLTKLPKMFEHNQDNGSCMGSALRAGDKLISPLGGKLVVLSASLPNVGHGKLTMREDKKLLGTSKEGSLLQTAATFYKSFAVECSKNQVSIDMFLFSSQYQDVASLSNLPRYTGGQTWFYPGWNAGRAEDAIKFASEFRDYLSSEIGLEAVLRVRATTGLRMSTFYGNFFTRSSDLCAFPAFPRDQCYVVEVAIDENLTKDVVCMQTAVLHTTCNGERRIRVMTLALPTTTNLADVYASADQSAITTYYTHKAVERALGSGLDSARDLLQKTITDLLQTFKKELAGGSMGGGLQFPSNLRGLPALFLGLMKHVGLRKSAQIPSDLRSAALCLLSTLPVPLLMQYIYPRLYSLHDMPDNAGIPDPETSQIVLPPPLNLSSEKFVPYGLYLIDDGQTQFLWVGREAVPQLLVDVFDVADRTQLQVGKATLKELDNDFNERVRAVIQKSRDHKSKGVGSIIVPHLYIVREDGEPSLKLWAQTLLVEDRADQGLSYVQWMGSLREKVVQ, encoded by the exons ATGTCTGGTGCTTCCAACGACGGCTACGGCCAGTGcccgccccagcagcccggcgaccaccagcagcaacctccaTATCCCGACCAAGCCTACGATAACGCTGTCCCCGTCGCACCAGGTCACGCCGCCGATCACggcagaaaaaagaagagacaaTATGCCGCCAGCGCTTTCGACGTCGGCGTGGGGGGTAATGTTGTAGCGGCAGGGCAGCCCGTCCCAGGGGCAGCTCCATATGGAGCTCCAGCTGCTGTTCCAGCTTATGGAGGTTATCCCGCGCAACCAGAGGTCCAGCCAGCCGCCTATGGCGCTCAACCTGCCCAGCCATACGGCCAGCCCGCTGCTGTCGGCGGTTACCAGGCTCCGGATCCCTACTATCCCTCGGCCGGAGCTGTCCCGGCTCCTGGCGGCGTTGCCGGTCTGACTGCCGGTTTCCAGGGCATGAACCTGGGTGCTGGTGCTCCCGGCGGTAttccacaacagcaaccgcaaCAGCTCCCCCCTCAGGCGAGAGCTGGTCCTTTGAATCAGCTTTACCCGACTGATCTCCTCAACCAGCCATTCAATGTGTCTGAATTGgacctccctccaccccccatcatcttgcCTCCCAAC GCGAGCGtcaccccatccccagatGCGAACTGCTTTCCCAAGTACGTGCGGTCCACGCTCAATGCCGTTCCAACGAcccacagcctcctcaaGAAGAGCAAACTTCCCTTTTCGCTGGTGATCCAACCCTATGCCGCCCTCCACGATCTCGATGACCCCGTCCCTGTGGTCCAAGACCAAGTCATCTCCCGCTGCCGGAGATGCAGATCCTACATCAACCCCTTCGTGACCTTCTTGGATCACGGCCACCGGTGGAGATGCAACATGTGCAACCTCACCAACGACGTTCCCCAGGCCTTTGACTGGGATGCTGCTGCGCAGAAGAGTGTGGACCGGTGGCAACGGCACGAGCTCAACCACGCCGTGGTTGAGTTCGTTGCTCCTCAGGAGTACATGGTCAGACCACCCCAACCGCTGGTCTActtgtttttgtttgatgTCAGCTACGCTTCCGTCTCTAGCGGTCTCCTGGCCACGGCAGCTCGCACAATTGAGGCCAGCCTCGATAGAATACCGAACGCTGACCGCCGTACCCGTCTCGGCTTTATGGCTGTCGATTCGAGCCTGCATTACTTTTCGGTCCCCAAAGACACGGACGAGAATGGTGAAACAAGCATGCTCGTGGTTAGCGATCTTGACGAACCCTTCCTTCCGGTTCCCGGCGAGCTGTTGGTTCCCCTGACCGAGTCCCGCCGGAGTATCGAAAACTTCCTCACCAAACTTCCCAAGATGTTTGAGCATAATCAGGATAATGGCTCTTGCATGGGCTCTGCTCTTCGTGCAGGAGACAAACTGATCTCTCCCTTGGGTGGCAAGCTTGTCGTTTTGAGCGCATCACTGCCTAATGTCGGACACGGAAAGCTCACAATGAGAGAGGACAAGAAGCTTCTGGGCACTTCTAAGGAAGGCTCTCTGCTTCAGACTGCTGCGACGTTTTACAAGTCCTTTGCGGTGGAGTGTTCCAAGAACCAGGTGTCGATTGACATGTTCCTCTTCTCATCGCAATATCAGGATGTGGCTTCTCTGAGCAATCTCCCGAGATATACGGGTGGTCAGACGTGGTTTTATCCTGGGTGGAACGCTGGGCGTGCCGAGGATGCTATCAAGTTTGCCTCTGAATTCAGGGACTATCTGTCTTCGGAGATTGGGTTGGAAGCTGTCCTTCGTGTGCGTGCTACTACCGGCTTGCGCATGAGTACGTTTTATGGCAACTTTTTCACCCGAAGCTCCGACTTGTGTGCTTTCCCGGCATTCCCTCGCGACCAGTGCTacgtggtggaggtggcgaTTGATGAGAATTTGACCAAGGATGTTGTTTGCATGCAGACGGCCGTCTTGCACACGACTTGCAACGGCGAGCGCCGCATCCGCGTCATGACGCTTGCTCTGCCCACCACGACCAACCTTGCCGATGTGTACGCTTCGGCTGACCAGTCCGCCATCACGACATACTACACGCACAAGGCTGTTGAAAGGGCATTGGGCAGCGGTTTGGATTCGGCAAGAGATCTTCTCCAGAAAACAATCACGGACCTTTTACAGACGTTCAAGAAAGAGCTGGCAGGCGGCAGCATGGGCGGTGGACTCCAGTTCCCATCCAACTTGCGTGGCCTTCCAGCATTGTTCCTCGGCTTGATGAAGCATGTTGGTCTGAGGAAGTCGGCCCAGATTCCATCGGATCTGAGGTCGGCTGCTCTGTGCCTTCTTTCCACTCTTCCGGTTCCTCTTTTGATGCAGTACATCTACCCCCGGCTGTACTCTCTTCACGATATGCCTGACAATGCCGGTATTCCGGACCCCGAAACAAGTCAAATCGTGCTCCCGCCCCCTCTCAACTTGTCATCAGAAAAGTTTGTTCCCTACGGTCTGTATCTGATTGACGACGGGCAAACACAATTCCTGTGGGTGGGTCGCGAAGCGGTGCCTCAGCTTCTTGTTGATGTGTTTGATGTTGCGGACCGGACGCAGCTCCAGGTTGGCAAGGCCACACTCAAGGAGCTGGACAATGACTTCAATGAGCGGGTCCGGGCTGTCATTCAGAAGAGTCGAGACCACAAGTCCAAGGGTGTGGGAAGCATCATCGTCCCGCACCTCTACATTGTTCgggaggatggcgagccTAGCTTGAAGCTATGGGCTCAGACATTGCTGGTGGAGGACCGGGCGGACCAAGGACTGAGCTACGTACAATGGATGGGCTCCTTGAGAGAAAAG GTTGTTCAATAA
- a CDS encoding hypothetical protein (EggNog:ENOG503NUUP; COG:E; COG:H): MAIDIRTQGLKKPVPVAQYLFARLYEIGIRSVHGLPGDFNLVALDYIPKAKLKWVGSVNELNAAYAADGYARALGISALVTTFGVGELSAMNGVAGAYSEHVPVVHIVGCPSTISQRNGMLLHHTLGNGDFNVFANMGSQIACNTARLNNPAEIAEQIDFALRECWIHSRPVYIMLPTDMVEKQIEGARLDTPIDLSDPPNEPEREDYVVDVVLRYLQAAKNPVILVDACAIRHRCLEEVRNLVDKAKLPVFVTPMGKGAVNESSPTYGGVYAGTGSQPAVQELVESADLVLSIGALKSDFNTTGFSYRTSQLNTIDFHSDHCKVRYSEYPGVAMKGVLRKLIERVDTTKLSSEKLAPKVVNEVSENRDSTETITQAWFWPRVGEYFKEKDLVVTETGTSNFGIWESKFPPDVVGITQILWGSIGWSVGAAQGVAQAVKDMGEDRRTILFVGDGSFQLTVQEVSTMIKHKLRVTIFLIYNEGFTIERCIHGMEAEYNDIRRWNYTEIPTVFGATDKEVRKHIIKTKSELEKLLADKDFNDAKGLQLVELWMPKHDAPRALKLTAEQSAKNNARME, from the exons ATGGCCATCGACATTAGAACACAAGGCTTGAAGAAGCCCGTCCCGGTGGCCCAATACTTGTTTGCCAGATTGTATGAAATCGGCATCAGATCAGTCCATGGGTTACCAGGTGACTTCAACTTGGTGGCACTGGATTACATCCCCAAGGCCAAATTGAAGTGGGTTGGCAGTGTCAATGAGCTCAACGCTG CATACGCCGCCGATGGCTACGCCCGAGCGTTGGGCATCTCAGCTCTTGTCACTACCTTCGGTGTAGGCGAGCTGTCCGCCATGAACGGCGTTGCCGGTGCCTACTCTGAGCACGTGCCTGTCGTACACATCGTCGGCTGCCCGTCAACCATCTCTCAGCGGAATGGCATGCTGCTGCATCACACTCTTGGAAATGGCGACTTCAATGTCTTTGCCAACATGGGCTCTCAAATTGCCTGCAACACTGCCCGCTTGAACAACCCAGCCGAGATCGCCGAGCAGATTGATTTTGCCCTGCGTGAATGCTGGATTCACAGCCGCCCGGTATACATCATGCTGCCCACTGATATGGTCGAGAAGCAAATCGAGGGCGCGCGTCTCGACACTCCTATTGACCTCTCGGACCCCCCGAATGAGCCCGAGAGGGAGGACTACGTTGTGGATGTTGTTCTGAGGTACCTGCAAGCAGCGAAGAACCCCGTCATTCTCGTCGATGCATGTGCTATCCGGCATCGATGCTTGGAAGAGGTGCGGAATCTGGTTGACAAGGCAAAGCTCCCTGTCTTTGTCACGCCGATGGGCAAGGGCGCCGTCAACGAGTCTTCGCCTACATACGGTGGTGTGTATGCGGGTACGGGGTCTCAGCCTGCTGTGCAGGAACTGGTGGAATCGGCGGATCTGGTCTTGTCGATTGGTGCTTTGAAGAGTGATTTCAACACGACGGGTTTCTCGTACCGCACATCTCAACTCAATACCATCGACTTCCACAGCGATCACTGCAAGGTTAGGTACTCGGAGTATCCTGGTGTTGCGATGAAAGGAGTTCTTCGCAAGCTGATTGAGCGTGTCGACACCACAAAGCTTTCTAGTGAGAAGCTTGCCCCGAAGGTGGTCAACGAGGTCTCTGAAAATCGGGACAGCACCGAGACCATTACGCAAGCCTGGTTTTGGCCTCGCGTGGGGGAATacttcaaggagaaggatctGGTAGTCACTGAGACAGGCACATCCAACTTTGGTATTTGGGAGAGCAAGTTTCCTCCTGATGTGGTTGGGATCACGCAGATCCTCTGGGGAAGCATTGGCTGGTCTGTGGGTGCTGCTCAGGGAGTTGCACAGGCTGTTAAGGACATGGGAGAAGACCGCCGCACAATTCTATTTGTTGGAGATGGGTCGTTCCAGCTCACTGTCCAGGAGGTGTCAACCATGATCAAGCATAAGCTGAGAGTCACAAT CTTCCTAATCTACAACGAAGGGTTCACCATTGAGCGGTGTATCCATGGCATGGAAGCTGAGTACAACGATATCAGGCGGTGGAACTACACTGAAATTCCGACAGTGTTTGGCGCAACTGACAAGGAAGTTCGGAAGCACATCATCAAGACCAAGAGCGAGCTTGAAAAGTTGTTGGCGGACAAGGACTTCAACGATGCAAAGGGCCTGCAGCTTGTCGAGCTGTGGATGCCCAAGCACGATGCGCCGCGAGCATTGAAGCTTACAGCTGAGCAGTCAGCAAAGAACAATGCCCGAATGGAGTGA